The Triticum urartu cultivar G1812 unplaced genomic scaffold, Tu2.1 TuUngrouped_contig_252, whole genome shotgun sequence DNA segment AACGCAGCGCCCGGCACGTTTAGTACCACATCGCTCGGCTAGAAATATTCTACGCGGCTTAAATAGCCAAGTGCTGAGCCTTTCATCGCCGATCACGTAAAGTTGATTAATCAGCTCTGCAGAGGCAAAAGCGTTCGCTACGCACTTCTGGCCGGTCTTTTCTTATTTTTCCCtccaatttattttattttgcctTTTTACAATGCAAAAGAAAACACACATGCTTAAATTACAAAAGTGAGTATGGTGCTATGATggtcttttttattttttaatttttccctccaatttattttattttgcctTTTTTCAATGCAAAAGAAAACACACATGCTTAAATTACAAAAGTGAGTATGGTGCTATGATggtcttttttattttttaatttttccctccaatttattttattttgcctTTTTTCAATGCAAAAGAAAACACACATGCTTAAATTACAAAAGTGAGTATGGTGCTATGATggtcttttttattttttaatttttccctccaatttattttattttgcctTTTTTCAATGCAAAAGAAAACACACATGCTTAAATTACAAAAGTGAGTATGGTGCTATGATggtcttttttattttttaatttttccctccaatttattttattttgcctTTTTTCAATGCAAAAGAAAACACACATGCTTAAATTACAAAAGTGAGTATGGTGCTATGATggtcttttttattttttaatttttccctccaatttattttattttgcctTTTTTCAATGCAAAAGAAAACACACATGCTTAAATTACAAAAGTGAGTATGGTGCTATGATggtcttttttattttttaatttttccctccaatttattttattttgcctTTTTTCAATGCAAAAGAAAACACACATGCTTAAATTACAAAAGTGAGTATGGTGCTATGATggtcttttttattttttaatttttccctccaatttattttattttgcctTTTTTCAATGCAAAAGAAAACACACATGCTTAAATTACAAAAGTGAGTATGGTGCTATGATggtcttttttattttttaatttttccctccaatttattttattttgcctTTTTTCAATGCAAAAGAAAACACACATGCTTAAATTACAAAAGTGATTACTCTTCACCCCCCGCCCCCCCAATATTTATATTTTGATTTCTTTAATTGCTCCTTACTATTTTATTTCCATAATATTTTCCCCTTCTTCACTACTCCGAGGCTCATATTCAAATGGTTTGCGGGTTGTGCAATAGGTGCCCAGATAAAGtctaaaataaaaaaatatgaataAAATAGGTGCACATGTAAAGTCTAGAATAAAAACTGAAAATAAACTAAGGTTTTGAGCTGGTCGCCGGCCAAGTTACTCGTGAAGAGCGACGAGGGGGCCTCCGGTTTCTTTGGACCAGGTGTTTAGCATTTCTAGCCATCCATTTTCCGGCCTGGGTGTTTTTGGCCATTGGATCTCGTCTCTATAGCTATCCTAAGATCTTGCCTTTTTACTAtctttttaaattttcctaataTTTCCCTTTTTAGTGCTCTAAGGTTCACAATTTAATATTTTGTAACAATTTTTTCCTTCTTTTTCCTACTATTTTACCTTTTCTTTTATTGCTCTTGCTCTTTATTATTTTTATTTCCCTAATATTTTATCCTTTTTCACTACTCTAAGGCTCATATACAAATGTTTTGCAAGTTGTGTAATGGGTACAAATGTAAACTCTACAATAAAAATATAAATATAAATAAAATATTTTTCTTTTCCTAATTTATCCTTTTATTTTATTActctttttatttttatcttcctattttttctttattttttacTACTCTAAGCCTCATATTCTATTTTTTTTTCCAGGTTGTGCAACAGGTGCGCATGTAAAGTCTAAAAtaaaaactaaaaataaactaAGGTTTTATGCTGGTCGCCAGCCAAGTCGCTCATGAAGAGCGAATAGGGGGCCTCCAGTTTTTTCGGATCAGGCGTTCAATTTTATAAGTTCACACAATAATATTCCTGGATGTTACCTTCTTTTAGTCTCCCTCACGCCTAGCTACTTATGGTATAAGTAGTACTATTATCACCATAGAAAGCAATGCAAAAGAATACACGCATGCTTAAATTAGAAAAGTGATTAGCTAATGCCCCTTTACGTATCCATTTAGGACAGTAAAACTGTACCCAATCCCTGTCCCGTCTTGCGTTTAGCGTTTCTGCCCGTCCATTTTCCGACCGGGGTGTTTTTTGTCGTTGGATGTCGTCTGTGTAGCTATCTGTATGGCCTAGTTGTCCTATAGGTTACTACTCCAGAGGCCGAAACCAAGCATTGTGGTAATTGGGTCTGTTCGGCCAGCCCAACACCATTCCTTCTCACAAGCGTACGATAGCCTCCAGCTGTCCTATGTTCAAACATTTTTCTAtgcacatttaacattttttcaaatgttgtatcaacattttttcaaaatgcAACATTAATATTTTTCTGAATGATGGTCCatattttttctatacacatttaacattttctaAATGCTTGATTACATTTTTGAATTATTGTTAATCATTCTTGCAAATACTTGATTAATATTTTTGTATACACGTTTAACATTTTCCCTATGGTTGTATAATATTTTGAAAATACTTATTCACCATTTTTTTCAAATTCTTGATTAAtaatttttatatacatgatcaaatGATTTCGTCATCTATTAAGTGTAAACAACAGTAAAAACATGAAAAGAAAAGGAGGCAGTGTACTACTCTGAACTGGGCCGGCCAATATGCTCGCGCGCGCTTCAGCGAGTCGGAAGCTCGATTCGCTGAACACGAGACATAGGATCACCCGAAATCAATTGCCATTCGGATGACCCACAACCCAGACATTCTTCCCCAGGCACTGAATTTCCCAAACGGCCCGGCGAACATTTCGAGCCACGGGCAGTGCTATATCTCGCTTTTCCTCGCTTAGAGCGAGACCTAGCGTGGACTCACGTTAGGCGCATCCACGAATGGGCCTGCCCAGCGCACGGGAAGccacattttttttcttttttgctttcaTTTTTTTAACCTTCCAAATAATCCTAATATATTACAAAAAACAATGTTACatatgtatttgaaaaatattgttaaccaagcatttgaaaaatgttacaTGTGCATAGAGAACATGTTACAATgtatatgaaaaaatattgatCATGTATTTCAAATGTTAAACCTATAGAAACAATGTTCTTGGTTTATATGAAGATTGTAGGACATACATTACATAAATGTAGTAATCAAAAACATATATTTAATAAAATTTAGTTCTGTATTTTAAAATGTTATAAATATATATACAAAAATATTCCTGATGTATACCAGAGATGTACATTGTGTGTGAATTCTTTATTGCCAATGAAAAAAATGTTTACTGTGTATCaaaaaatgttaatcttgtatttCAAAAATTTTAATTGTGTAAAAAATGTATAAGATATATCCAATGTGTATTCGAAAAAGTAGACATAAAAAATGTAAGTTTAAAAAAATATCATATAGTTAGAAAATGTTAAACGTGTATATTAAATATAATCTGGATATGTACGACAAATGTTGAGTGTGTACAGAAAAACTTTGACATGTGGTGAAGAAAAAAATCTAGTGAAAATCGATAAACAAACAAAGAAAAGTGAAGAAACCCAATAAATAGAGAGAATTCCTTCTATGACACTACTCTTAAATTTGATGCCTTATGTGACACTCCTAACTTTTTGCTTCCTCATATGACCTCTGGTATAAAATTTATGCCTCACATGACACTGCCGTTGGTTCTGTTAAATCGTTCCGTCACTTTTTACCCATCTGGACCAAACTGCCCCTGTTTGACTCGATCGAGCACCCCCAGCCTTCCTCACGTCACGAGTCGAACAAACCCCGAGCCCGCACCTCACGCGTCGGGGCGGAACCCTAGCAGCGGCGGCGCAGCTGTGTCACCGTAAGGCGCGGCAGCCGAGGGCACCATGGAGCAAGCGGCGGTTGAAGGAGAACCAGGCGGCGCCGCGGCTGGAGGAGAACCAAGCGGCGCGGCGGCCGAAGGAGAACCAGGCGGCACGGAGGCCGAGGGCGGGCAAGGCGGGGTGGCCGAAGGCGCGGAGGGCAGGCCTTGAGGCGCGGAGGGCGGGCAACGCGCCGATTTGGGCTGGTTGGCTTGGGCAGATTGGCAAGAAGGGTGAGTTCTTCGAGCTTGTACTCTCCAGATGCAGCTTAGTATGCTGAAATTTAGTAGCAATGTTTATGTATTTCTCTGTGATTTGCAGGATGGATCCAGAAAAGGTAGTGCGGATGTTGATTGCATACTGTGATCCCTCCAAAGAAGCATATGAGCCTATCGCCGAGGATTGGACAGATGTTCAAGCGGACAACAACACAAAAGAGGCCGATGATAATTATCTTTGCAACCCAATCCCGGAGAATGAGCATGTTGGTATTGATGAGGAGAAAATGTATTTGGAGAAAGAACCTATACCTCTAAAATTGGTTCTTTTTTCTGGTAAAGAGAAAGACAAAACCAATGTTCCTGAGGATGAGAGCGAGGATGGGAGCGAGGAGGAGCCTGAAGTAGAGGAGGAGGAGTTGCATGAGCCAGATCATGCCCCAAATACAGAGTATGACCAGCAAGACCCTCCGATGACTGTAGGATCCACATATCCCAATATGGATGTGTTTAAGTTGGCTCTTTTTCAGCATGCAGTCAAACGTGACTTTGAGTATAACACAGAGAAGAGCACACAACATAGGTTAAGGGCCTATTGTAAAAGAAGAGATGAAGATGATTGCCCATGGAGGATACATGCTTCTACAACAGCTGATAGGCGTACTGTAATGGTAATTGTCTAACCATACTTATTTCTGAATATATCTTACATAAATGTTGAGGAGATTTTAGCTTACTTGTATTCCTCTTTTGCAGGTGAAAAAACCCTTTTAACCACGATTGTTCTAGTACGAAAAGGAAAAAGAAAGTGAAGAACGCAACTAAGTTCTGGATATGTGAGAAGGTGAAAGATTGGCGCATTGAAGATGCAACTCTAGGAGCAATGGAATTGCGAAAAAAGCTGAAAGAACACTACAAGATCAAAATCCACTACAAGAGTCTATATGGGTAAGCTGCTAGCCTTGAAGCAACTATACGGTGATTGGGATAGTAGTTTTAACAACTTGTATAGGTTTAAAGCACAAGTTGAAAGTTGCTGCCCTAATAGCATAGTGCAGATCGACCATCATACCATAAATGGTAAAATAAGGTTTAGAAGAATTTTTGTTGCTCTCAAACCTTGCATAGATGGATTTCTTAGTGGTTGCAGGCCATATTTGGCTGTGGACAGCACCTTTATGACAGGCAGATTCAAGGGGCAATTGGCTAGTGCTACTGCAGTGGATGGCCATAATTGGATGTATCCAATTTGTTTTGGAATTTTTGACTCTGAAACAAATGAAAATTGGATCTGGTTCATGCAATTGCTAAGAAAAGCCATAGGATCACCAACAGGTTTAGCCATATGCACCGATGCTGGCCAAGCAGTGATGACAGGGGTAAAAGAAGTGTTCCCAGAGGCAGAACATAGAGAATGTATGTTCTACTTGGTGAGCAACTTCAAGAAGAAGTTTACTGGAAAAGTATTTGATGACCACCTATGGGCAGCTGCTTACTCATGGAACCCATATATATTTGACAAGAATTGGGCTGCAATGGAGGCAGTAAAGCCACCCGCAATAGCATATATTAGGAAGTGGCACAATAGGTTGTGGTCTAAGAGTCAGTTCTCGACCATATGTAAGGTGGACTATGTAACCAACAACTTGGCGGAGTGCTTTAACAATTGGATCAAGCACCACAAGTCATTGAACTTGGACGATTTCTTGGACAAGGCGAGGCAGTTGATTATGATCTTGTGGAATGATAGGAGAAAAGTAGCAAAGAAGTTAGATGGATTGATTCTACCCCACATAATGAAGAAGTTAAACGCATTGACTAGAGAATTCAACTTGGAGGTGGTAGAATGCTCAGAAGAAGTGGCTGAAGTGGTTGCATTAGGAGGCAGCGGTTTTAGGTTTGTGGTTAACTTGGAAGATCGAACATGTTCATGTCGACAATTGCAAGTTTGTGGTCTTCCTTGCAAACATGCTCTTGCATTCATCACGTCACTTAGCGATGCTCACATAAAGAATTACGTTGATTTGTATTATTCCACTGAAAAATTCAGAGCAGCCTATTCCAACCTGATCCCTGCTATGCCTGACAAGAGCCAATGGCCTGAATCTGACCATGGATTTTTCATGCATCCACCACTACTTAAAGCTACAGCTGGAAGGCCTAAAACTGAGAGATATAAAGGTTGTAGTGacaagaaaagaaaaaagggCAAGCACTTATGTCCAATTTGTAAGGAATATGGGCATCATTGGCACAACTGTAAGAAGGGTAACCCTGATGACATTGCTGCAATGTTGGCTATTAGGTAATATAGATTACTCTTTATTGCTTCTCTTATTTTTTTTTGCAACTACTTTTCCTATTGCTCATGTAGAGAACCACCAAAGAAGAGGGCAAAGACTAGCAAAACAGCCCAGTCCATTGTGCCTTGCGAGGATGGAGCACCAACAAGGATGCTTTTTCCACCACCAAGGTTAGCACTTATACACTTCTGCCAATGAGTATGAAAACTCAGTTTATGTTCTAAGTTGTTTCTTTCTCATCATAGCCAAAGCTTGGAAACTACAACTAAGAAAAAGAGAAAACATGACAACACTGAATCTGGAGGTTCAAAGAGGTACTTTTCTGTATTACTTGTTGCTGTTGCCATAAGCTTGCTGTATTATGCTGCTGCCATAAACTTGCTGCTCTAAACTTACTGCTGCCATAAACTTGCTGCTGCCATTACTGCGATAAACTTGCTACTGCCATAAACTTTATGTTGTCATTACTACCCTAAACTTATTGTTGCCATACACGCATGTGTAGATCAAAAACTGGCTCCATTGAAAAGGCCAAGACGAAAAAGAAGGTTGCTGAGAAGATTCCGGTGCCACTTGACAACCCAGCAATGGGCACAAGGAGCAGAAAGTTTAATCCTCCTAGCCCTTCTATGAGCACAAGAAGCCAAAGAAGGCTCAGCTTGTAATTTCATATGCTTCTATGCTCTTCCATTGATGTAATGGTTCTTTTGGAGTACCTGTGATATGATGGTTCTTCTGGAAGTCCTTTAGCCTGGCATATGTGAACTATTGATGACTTATGTGTGAATCTGGTTGCTTATGGCACTTGTTGAGAATTGTTCAATCAATTATGCATATGTAAACTGTGTGCAGGGGATATGACATCAAAATGCAGGGGAGGTTTTGCCGATTTTTGAATTGTTTTGAACTAGCGTTTCAGTTATTATGAATCTACATGCACGGTTCCATATTACATAGTACAACAATATTTCTTGTATTTTTGTCACACATTGCACCAGGGTCAAAAGTGACTTTGTATGTGAAAAGTTGACACCGTTAGCTCTAAAAATACACTAGAGTGTCATGTGAGGCATAAATTTTACACAAGTGGCCATAGAAGGAAGCAAAAAGTTGGG contains these protein-coding regions:
- the LOC125526998 gene encoding uncharacterized protein LOC125526998, with amino-acid sequence MPDKSQWPESDHGFFMHPPLLKATAGRPKTERYKGCSDKKRKKGKHLCPICKEYGHHWHNCKKGNPDDIAAMLAIREPPKKRAKTSKTAQSIVPCEDGAPTRMLFPPPRLALIHFCQ
- the LOC125526997 gene encoding uncharacterized protein LOC125526997, which translates into the protein MDPEKVVRMLIAYCDPSKEAYEPIAEDWTDVQADNNTKEADDNYLCNPIPENEHVGIDEEKMYLEKEPIPLKLVLFSGKEKDKTNVPEDESEDGSEEEPEVEEEELHEPDHAPNTEYDQQDPPMTVGSTYPNMDVFKLALFQHAVKRDFEYNTEKSTQHRLRAYCKRRDEDDCPWRIHASTTADRRTVMVIV